The following are encoded in a window of Desulforegulaceae bacterium genomic DNA:
- a CDS encoding OadG family protein, giving the protein MFNLEIISELNGWSFAGTGILIVFGSLAGLSFVISLLHKVIALNSRSFKFIKTKKSQISKFFGEGLKKKFKISSGLKEYAIKLKTITVLTGEPFHLSDLIRNAEKRGLNSPPPNFIVEELLKANFIISDDSKKFRWNQRLCEVLL; this is encoded by the coding sequence ATGTTTAATTTGGAAATTATATCTGAACTGAATGGATGGAGTTTTGCAGGTACAGGAATTCTTATTGTGTTTGGATCTTTAGCAGGTCTTTCATTTGTTATATCACTTCTTCATAAAGTGATTGCCTTAAATTCCAGGTCATTTAAATTTATAAAGACTAAAAAAAGTCAGATTTCTAAATTTTTTGGTGAAGGGTTGAAAAAGAAGTTTAAAATTTCTTCAGGGCTTAAAGAATATGCCATAAAATTGAAAACAATAACAGTACTTACTGGTGAGCCTTTTCATCTATCAGATCTTATCAGGAATGCTGAAAAACGAGGGCTGAATTCACCTCCTCCCAACTTTATTGTAGAAGAGCTTTTAAAAGCAAATTTTATAATAAGTGATGATTCTAAAAAATTTCGCTGGAATCAAAGACTTTGTGAAGTTTTACTTTAA